The following nucleotide sequence is from Saccharothrix texasensis.
CCCAGCGCCTGGACGGCCTCGGCGAGGCGGTCGCTCGCCTGGGCCATCAGGCCGGGCAACTGCTGGGCCTCGGCACGCACGCTCTCCGCGGCGACGGTGGCGGCGCTCGGCTCGGTGTCCATGACCTGCCGGCCGGCGGCACCGGCCAACTGGAGCGCTTCGCCGATGTCGTGCGCCAGCTGGCTCAGGTCGGTGTTGATGTCGCCGATGTCGCTCACGCCGTGCCTCCCGGACGTGGCGGGCCGGGGTGCTGCGGCGGCCGGATGACGTGTCGCCGGGCGTCGGCGAGCAGCCCAGGCAGCACGTCGGCGATCGGTGGCCGGAGCAGCGCCAGCTTGGGCGCGCCGTCCCGGCCGGGCTCCGGCAGGGCCAGTGCCTGCTCGATCACCCAGGACGCCTCGCAGTCCCACACGTACCAGTCCAGCGGGCCGGGAGGGTCGAGGACGTCGTCGCCGAGCGTGATCGTGGCGCGGTAGGCAAAGGCGCCACCGGGCGCGACGTCGAGCAGCTGGATCACGTCCACGACGTCGCCGGTGTGCCCGACGTACCGCGACCAGGCCACCGCGCTGGGGTTGTCCCGGTCCGGCACGTAGACGGACGTCCATGCACCCCGCACCAGCTCGGCGATCAGCTCGTCAAGAGGACGTGGCGGCGGAGGCGGCGGCGACACGGGCCGCCGGCGGACAGCGCGGCGATGCCACCACCGGCGCAACCACGGGATGCAGAAGAGCACCCCGAGGGCGGCCAGCATGATCAGCACGAAGATCACGAGGTCACCGCCTTCCGGGTAGGTGCGGTGGGCACGCTCGAGGGGGAGGGAGACGTGCCCACCGCGTGCCGCGCCCACCTGGTCGGGGGGATGCAGGCAGACACGGCGGTCGGGACCCGGCCACCGCTGCTGGGGGCAGCAGTGGCCGGGGGCGCGGGCGGCGCGGCGTACACCGGTCGCGCGCCGGGCCCCGCGCATGTCCGGCGCACGACTACGGGTGCCGTGGCCGGAAGTTGGTGAACCGAGCGATGAGGCACGACGCCACCGATCTCGTGACCGATGAGTTCGAGCCGGCGAACGAACCGGCGTGCTCGCCGCTTGGGCGATGTAACCCACGTGGTGACCGACATCCCGGCAACCAGGACCAGCACCGGCAACACCCAGTCGTTCATCGCGCGCCACCGGGCAACTGCTTGCGCAGCTGGTCTACGGCGGAGCCCATCTCGGCGGCACCGTGCCAGTCGTAGACGGCCGTCCCGGGGCTCGGTTGAACGACCACGACGCGGCCGTCCCGCACGAACACCTCGGTCGTGCGCGGCCGGCCCATCGCGTCCATGCACTGCACGGTGATGGGGTTCTCCGGGCTGCTACCAGCTGACGGAGAGAGCGGTGTGGGCACTGGTAGCCTCCATGCACGTTCTGGTCACGTTGGTTCGTGACCAGCCTGCTGGTTCGTGACCAGTCACCGCAATGGCCCAATCGGGGGACGTTTGGTCACAGGCTGGTGATGCGTAGAGTCATGGTCCGTGACCACTCCACGTGCTCCCGAGCTGGCCGCCGCACTGCGCGCGGCGATCAAGGCGTCGCCGTTGAGCGTGCGCCAGCTGGCGATCAACGTCGGCAAGAGCCACACCACGCTGAGCCAGTGGAGCAACGGGCATCGGGTGCCGACGGTGGAGGACGTCCGGGCGCTGCTCGACCACCTCGTCGTGGCCGACGACGAGGTGGCGCGCATCCTGGCGCTGACCGAGGCTGCGAACGCTCCGGCCGGCGACCGGCTCGTCGCGGGTGTGACCGAGGCGCAGGCCCGCATCATGGACAACGAGAGCCGGGCACGGCGGATTACCGAGTGGTCGCCGGACCTCGTGCCCGGACTTCTGCAAACGAGCGATTACGCCCGCGTCATTCTCGGCGATCGGCCGGCAGCGGAGTTGCACATTCCCCTGGCGCTTCGCGCGGGTCGCCGTGAAGTCCTCACCCGCGCGGACTCGCCGCCCGAGATGCTCGCGATCGTGGGCGAAGACGCGATCCGGTCGTGCATCGGATCACCTACGGTGCGCGCTCACCAACTCCGGCACCTGCTGAAGGTCGCAGAGCTGGACAATGTCACGCTCCGGGTCGTGCCCCGAAGCAATGCCTTCCATTCTGGCCTGCTCGGTCCGTTCGTGATCTACGAATTTGATCGCGACCCATCCGTCGTTCTCCTTGAGCACCACCGGTCCAGCGCGTTCCTCTACAACGAGGTGCATGTGGCGGACTATCAGGACGCTGCGGAAGAGATCCGCCAGCGGGCGATGAGCCCGGAAGACACCGCCGAGCTGATCGCCGAGTGCATTGGATAGGCACGAATGGAGACGCGATGGACCAAACTCGACGCCGCCCTTGGCGGAAGAGTAGCTACACCGGGAACGACAACTGTGTCGAGTTGTGCGGCTCGCTGGACCGCGTGCGGGACTCGAAGCAGCGCGACAACGGCCCGGAGTTGATGTTCCCGCCCCGCGTCCTGGCGGCGTTCCTCGCCGCGGTGAAGACGGGCCGTTTGGACGGCTGACAACCGGAGGCCGCGCCCACAGCTACTGGGCGCGGCCTCCGCGTGTCAGTGTGCCAGCCGTCGTACCGGCCCGAGGTGGATCAGTCCGGTACGGATCCGGTACGCAACAGCTACGAAAACAGCCAAGGACGCCAACGACGCCAACGCGTGTTTGCGCAGCTAGCCGGGCACCTACCGTCATCTGTCAACGTCAGATTCGACGTAGTTACGACTAACGGCGCTACTGGCCGGTCGGTTTTCTCCCGACCATGCATGTGACCAGGTCGCTACACCCCGTTCGCGCGGACGTCCCATCCCCTGCATCGCACGGCCGACCGGCGCACCCGCCCGGCACGGCCGCGCAGCCCTGCCCAAAAAGGGAGAACCCTCCATGGGAGACGCCCGTACCACCAGAAGACTGGCCGTGCTCGGCCTGGCCGCCGTGTCGGCCGCCGCGCTGGCCCTGTCGAACGTCGGCGTGGCGGCGGCCGAGGGCGACGTGCTCGGCGCGCAGCGCGCCGACGCCGTCCCCGGCTCCTACATCGTGGCCCTCAATGAAGCGGCCTCACCGAGGTCCGCGTCCGCCTCGACCGCGTCCTCGCTGGTCGACAAGTACGGCGGCCAGGTCCGCGTGGCCTGGCGGCACGCGCTCAACGGCTTCCACGCCTCCATGTCCGCGGCGCAGGCCCGTCGCCTCGCCGCCGACCCGCGCGTGGCGTTCGTGCAGGCCGACCTGCCGATCTCGGTGGACGCGACCCAACCGAACCCGCCGTCCTGGGGCATCGACCGCATCGACCAGCGCAACCTGCCGCTGGACAGCGCCTACAACTACGCCACGACCGCGAACAACGTGCGGGCGTACATCATCGACACCGGCATCCGGACGACCCACTCCGACTTCGGCGGCCGGGCGACCTGGGGCACCAACACCGTCGACACGAACAACACCGACTGCAACGGCCACGGCACCCACGTCGCCGGCACCGTCGGCGGCACCGCGCACGGCGTCGCCAAGGGCGTGCAGCTGATCGCGGTCAAGGTGCTCAACTGCGCCGGTTCCGGCACCACGGCGGGCGTGGTGAACGGCGTCGACTGGGTCACCCAGAACGCCGTCAAGCCGGCCGTCGCGAACATGTCCCTCGGCGGCGGCGTCGACACCGCCCTGGACACCGCGGTGCGCAACTCCATCGCCTCGGGCGTCACCTACGCGGTCGCGTCGGGCAACTCCAACGCCAACGCGTGCAACTACTCCCCGGCGCGGGTCGCCGAGGCGCTGAGCGTGAACGCCTCGACCCGCACCGACGGGCGCGCGTCGTTCTCGAACTACGGCACCTGCACCGACGTCTTCGCGCCCGGCGAGGGCATCACGTCGTCCTGGAACACCAACGACACCTCCACCAACACGATCAGCGGCACGTCGATGGCGTCGCCGCACGTGGCGGGCGCCGCCGCGCTGTACCTGGCGGACAACCCGACCGCGACCCCGCCGGCGGTGCACTCGGCGATCGTCGCCGCCGCCACCGCCGACAAGATCACCAGCCCGGGCACCGGCTCGCCGAACAAGCTGCTGTTCACCGGCACGGCCACCCCCGGCGGCCCGTCGGTGACCAACCCGGGCAACCAGTCGACCGTCGTCG
It contains:
- a CDS encoding helix-turn-helix domain-containing protein, translated to MTTPRAPELAAALRAAIKASPLSVRQLAINVGKSHTTLSQWSNGHRVPTVEDVRALLDHLVVADDEVARILALTEAANAPAGDRLVAGVTEAQARIMDNESRARRITEWSPDLVPGLLQTSDYARVILGDRPAAELHIPLALRAGRREVLTRADSPPEMLAIVGEDAIRSCIGSPTVRAHQLRHLLKVAELDNVTLRVVPRSNAFHSGLLGPFVIYEFDRDPSVVLLEHHRSSAFLYNEVHVADYQDAAEEIRQRAMSPEDTAELIAECIG
- a CDS encoding DUF397 domain-containing protein: MDQTRRRPWRKSSYTGNDNCVELCGSLDRVRDSKQRDNGPELMFPPRVLAAFLAAVKTGRLDG
- a CDS encoding S8 family peptidase, with product MGDARTTRRLAVLGLAAVSAAALALSNVGVAAAEGDVLGAQRADAVPGSYIVALNEAASPRSASASTASSLVDKYGGQVRVAWRHALNGFHASMSAAQARRLAADPRVAFVQADLPISVDATQPNPPSWGIDRIDQRNLPLDSAYNYATTANNVRAYIIDTGIRTTHSDFGGRATWGTNTVDTNNTDCNGHGTHVAGTVGGTAHGVAKGVQLIAVKVLNCAGSGTTAGVVNGVDWVTQNAVKPAVANMSLGGGVDTALDTAVRNSIASGVTYAVASGNSNANACNYSPARVAEALSVNASTRTDGRASFSNYGTCTDVFAPGEGITSSWNTNDTSTNTISGTSMASPHVAGAAALYLADNPTATPPAVHSAIVAAATADKITSPGTGSPNKLLFTGTATPGGPSVTNPGNQSTVVGTAVSLQLSASGGTAPYTFTASGLPAGLSISSSGLISGTPTATGTSTVTVTATDAAARTGSTTFSWTVSSTGGSCDAVTNNTDVTIGDNSDVNSPISLSCATNASSTTSVQVNIVHTYIGDLVVDLVAPDGSVYNLHNRSGGGTDNINRTFTVNASSEAAAGTWKLRVRDQATLDTGYINSWTLDV